The nucleotide sequence TGCCGCCACCGTTGCTGCCCGAAGGGGGCGTGCGCGGCGTCCAGTCCTTGGGCGGGCGCGGCTCCTTGCCGGCCATGATGTCGTCGAGCTGCTCGGAGTCGATGGTTTCCCATTCGAGCAAGGCCTTGGCCATGGCGTGCATCTTGTCGCTGTTCTCTTCGATCAGGCGACGCGCCAGCGCGTACTGGTCGTCGATGATGCGGCGCACTTCGGAGTCGACCTTTTCCATGGTCTGCTCGCTCATGTTGGTGGTCTTGGTCACCGAGCGGCCCAGGAACACTTCGCCTTCGTTCTCGGCGTAGACCATCGGGCCGAGCGCATCGCTCATGCCGTACTTCATGACCATGTCGCGCGCCAGGTTCGTGGCACGTTCGAAGTCGTTGCTCGCGCCGGTGGTCATCTGGTGCATGAACACTTCCTCGGCGATGCGGCCGCCGAACAGCATGCTGATCTGGTTCAGCATGTACTCGCGGTCGTAGCTGTAGCGGTCCTGCGCCGGCAGGCTCATGGTCACGCCGAGGGCGCGGCCGCGCGGAATGATCGTGACCTTGTGGACCGGGTCGCACTTGGGCAGCAGCTTGCCGATGAGGGCGTGGCCGGACTCGTGGTAGGCCGTGTTGCGGCGCTCTTCCTCGGGCATGACCATGCTCTTGCGCTCGGGGCCCATGAAGATCTTGTCCTTGGCCTTCTCGAAGTCCTGCATCTCGACCACGCGCGCATTGCGGCGGGCGGCCATCAGGGCGGCTTCGTTGCAGAGATTGGCCAGATCGGCACCCGACATGCCGGGCGTGCCGCGCGCGATCACGCTCGGGTTCACGTCCTGGCCCAGCGGGACCTTGCGCATGTGCACGCCGAGGATCTGTTCGCGGCCGCGGATGTCCGGCAGCGTGACGTAGACCTGGCGGTCGAAGCGGCCCGGGCGCAGCAGCGCGGCATCGAGGATGTCGGGACGGTTGGTCGCGGCCACGACGATCACGCCGAGGTTGGTTTCGAAGCCGTCCATCTCGACCAGCATCTGGTTGAGGGTCTGCTCGCGTTCGTCGTTGCCGCCGCCGAGGCCGGCACCGCGCTGACGACCCACCGCGTCGATTTCGTCGATGAAGATGATGCAGGGCGCGTTCTTCTTGGCGTTCTCGAACATGTCGCGCACGCGGGCCGCGCCCACGCCGACGAACATTTCGACGAAGTCGGAACCCGAGATCGAGAAGAACGGGACCTTGGCTTCGCCGGCGATCGACTTGGCCAGCAGGGTCTTGCCGGTACCGGGCGGGCCGACCAGCAGCAGGCCACGCGGAATGCGGCCGCCGAGTTTCTGGAAGCGCTGCGGGTCCTTGAGGAAGTCGACGACTTCGCGCACCTCTTCCTTGGCCTCGTCGCAACCCGCGACGTCGGCGAAGGTGACGGTGTTGTTGTTCTCGTCCATCATGCGCGCCTTGCTCTTGCCGAAGCTGAAGGCACCGCCCTTGCCGCCGCCCTGCATCTGTCGCATGAAGTAGACCCACACGCCGATCAGCAGCAGCATCGGACCCCAGCTGACCAGCAAGGTCATGAGCAGGGAGCCCTCTTCGCGCGGCTTGACGTCGAACTTGACGTTGTTGGCGATCAGGTCGCCGACCAGGCCGCGGTCGAGGTAGGTGGCCGTGGTGCGGATCTTGCGGTCGTCGTTGGTGATCGCGACGATCTCGCTGCCGCCCTGGCCTTCCTGGATCGTGGCGCTCTTGATGCGGTTGCCACGAACTTCCTCGAGGAAGTCCGAATAACCGATATTGCCTGCACCGGCGGCGCCGCGGGTGTCGAACTGCTTGAACACAGTGAACAACACCATCGCGATGACAAGCCAGACGGCAACCTTGGAAAACCACTGATTGTTCAAACGAAGCTCCAGTCGAAAGCGCGTGACGGGAAGATGAAAATACGCGCTTGGGTACGCAGTTGCGCCCCATTTTAGGCTTTTCAAGCTGCGAAAAGCTCGGATTTCCCTAAAGCAGCCATAGCCTGACAAGGGTTTGGGGGGTTTTCGGTATCAACGCGTATCAGACGCCGGTTTTCAGGCCGATCCCGACCATGAAGGTCTCGGACGAACGGTCGCGCGAAGCCTTGGGCTTGAACGGCTTCACGGTGCGGAAATGGGCCTTGAAGAGCTTCACGAGCTGGTCGTAGCCGCTGCCGTGGAACAGCTTGGCCACCAGCGCCCCCTCGGGCTTGAGGTGGTGCTGCGAGAAATCGATGGCCAGCTCGATCAGGTGGGCGATCCGCGCCGCGTCGGCCGACTCGATGCCCGAGAGATTGGGCGCCATGTCCGAGACCACCACGTCGGCCTTGCGGCCGCCCAGCGCCTCGGTGAGCTGCGCCAGCACGCTGTCCTCGCGGAAGTCGCCCTGCAGGAAGTTCACGCCCTCGATCGGCTCCATCGGCAGGATGTCGATCGCGACGATGGTGCCCTCGAGCGCGCCCGTGGCGGCGCCGCCCGGCGACATGCGCCGGCGCACGTACTGGCTCCAGGCGCCGGGGGCCGACCCGAGGTCGACGACCAACTGGCCGGGCTTGACGAGGTTCAGCGCCTCGTCGATTTCCTTGAGCTTGTAGGCCGCGCGGGCACGGTAGCCCTCCTTCGTGGCCAGTTTCACGTAGGGATCGTTGATGTGGTCGTGCAACCACGCCTTGTTGACTTTCTTGGGCTTCGCCTTGGTGCTCATGGATTGGCCTGGGTGCCGGGCCCCGGTTTCTTCGGGGGCCGGCGGTTCGGCTCGTGGAGGTGCTGATCTACGTCCGATAATACGGGGATGCCCGCCATTCAACTTACCCCTGCCGAGCGCAAGGTGCACCGCGCCGAAGCTCACCACCTGGATCCGATCGTCATGGTCGGTGGCGACGGGCTCACCCCTGCCGTGAAGAAAGAGGCCGATGCGGCCCTCAAGGCCCACGGCCTCATCAAGGTGCGCGTCTTCTCCGACGACCGCGCCGCGCGCGAAGCAATGCTGCAGGAGCTGGCCGACGAGCTCGATGCCGCCCCGATCCAGCACATCGGCAAGCTGCTGGTGCTGTGGCGTCCGAAGCC is from Variovorax paradoxus and encodes:
- a CDS encoding RlmE family RNA methyltransferase — translated: MSTKAKPKKVNKAWLHDHINDPYVKLATKEGYRARAAYKLKEIDEALNLVKPGQLVVDLGSAPGAWSQYVRRRMSPGGAATGALEGTIVAIDILPMEPIEGVNFLQGDFREDSVLAQLTEALGGRKADVVVSDMAPNLSGIESADAARIAHLIELAIDFSQHHLKPEGALVAKLFHGSGYDQLVKLFKAHFRTVKPFKPKASRDRSSETFMVGIGLKTGV
- a CDS encoding YhbY family RNA-binding protein, which encodes MPAIQLTPAERKVHRAEAHHLDPIVMVGGDGLTPAVKKEADAALKAHGLIKVRVFSDDRAAREAMLQELADELDAAPIQHIGKLLVLWRPKPEKERVVDEDRMPGPRDVKIVKYSKRGGQRPEIKTLRVLGNQRLTPGGTIKRAKAKRPLSAKKRNQAD
- the ftsH gene encoding ATP-dependent zinc metalloprotease FtsH → MNNQWFSKVAVWLVIAMVLFTVFKQFDTRGAAGAGNIGYSDFLEEVRGNRIKSATIQEGQGGSEIVAITNDDRKIRTTATYLDRGLVGDLIANNVKFDVKPREEGSLLMTLLVSWGPMLLLIGVWVYFMRQMQGGGKGGAFSFGKSKARMMDENNNTVTFADVAGCDEAKEEVREVVDFLKDPQRFQKLGGRIPRGLLLVGPPGTGKTLLAKSIAGEAKVPFFSISGSDFVEMFVGVGAARVRDMFENAKKNAPCIIFIDEIDAVGRQRGAGLGGGNDEREQTLNQMLVEMDGFETNLGVIVVAATNRPDILDAALLRPGRFDRQVYVTLPDIRGREQILGVHMRKVPLGQDVNPSVIARGTPGMSGADLANLCNEAALMAARRNARVVEMQDFEKAKDKIFMGPERKSMVMPEEERRNTAYHESGHALIGKLLPKCDPVHKVTIIPRGRALGVTMSLPAQDRYSYDREYMLNQISMLFGGRIAEEVFMHQMTTGASNDFERATNLARDMVMKYGMSDALGPMVYAENEGEVFLGRSVTKTTNMSEQTMEKVDSEVRRIIDDQYALARRLIEENSDKMHAMAKALLEWETIDSEQLDDIMAGKEPRPPKDWTPRTPPSGSNGGGNGGTPAVNPEPSPTAA